CCGATGCCGGTCGCGGCAAAAGTGGCGCCAGGCGCTGACCCTAAATCGATGGTCATTATTCCGCGAGAGCCTTTACCCGCTGGCACTTATCGTGTTGACTGGCGCGCGGTTTCTTCAGATACGCACCCTATTACCGGTAATTACACCTTTACAGTGAAGTAATATTATGAACGACCTGATTATGATTGTTATTCGTTTTCTTCTTTATCTGGATTTGATGGTAATATTTGGATTGCCATTTTTTCAGATATATGGAATAAGCGGTGTCAGACATGAAACCTATAACCTGACTAATTTCAGGTCGTTTATAACCTTTGCTGTTGTTACAGGCATCATTCTTACTGGCATTAATATGCTCCTGGTATCTAATGCCATGAGTGGAGTAACTGACCTCAGAGAATTATCCATCCATGTTATCGAGATGGTGATAGAAGAAACTGATGTGGGTATTAGCTGGATTGTCAGGCTCTGTGCCCTGTTTACCACACTCGGTGCTTTGTTCCTTTACACTAATAAGAGAGTATTGTCCTGCCTGCTGATGACGATGAGTGGAGGCGTGGCGCTGGCTACACTTGCCTGGGGAGGACACGCCGTTATGCATGACGGTCTGCATTACTATCTCCATTTACTGAGCGATCTGACCCATCTCGGCGCTGCAGGTGCCTGGACAGGTGCTCTGGTTGCATTTGCTATCCTGCTGATGCGCAGAAACGAGCATAATGCACAGAGCGTCATTGTGATATCTGACTCCCTGGCAAAATTTGCCACGGCAGGAACGGTGATTGTTGTAGCCCTGATCCTGAGTGCGCTGGTCAACTATCTGTATATTGCTGAGGGTAACTTAACTCCCTTATTCAACAGTTCCTGGGGGAGGATATTGCTTGCCAAGACGGCTCTGTTTGTTCTGATGCTTCTTCTGGCTGCAGCAAACCGGTTTCACCTGGGTCCCCGGCTTGAAGTTATGGTCAGGGAAGGGAATTATGATCGCAGCGTTGCCCTGATGCGAAACAGCATCCTGACAGAATTCGTTGTTGCGATTATCATTCTGGGCGCCGTAGCGTGGCTCGGAATGCTTGCTCCGTCTCAGGTCAGCTAGGGGACAGCCAAAGCTCATGCGTGAGATTTTTACTTTCATATCAGCGAGTTGACCATGCAGCGTATTTTAATCGTTGAAGACGAACAAAAAACAGGTCGTTACCTGCAGCAGGGACTGGTTGAGGAAGGCTATCAGGCCGATCTCTTTAATAATGGCCGCGATGGTCTCGGGGCCGCGTCGAAGGGACAGTATGATTTGATAATACTGGACGTGATGCTGCCTTTCCTCGACGGGTGGCAAATCATCAGCGCACTGAGGGAGTCCGGGCACGAAGAACCGGTCCTGTTTTTAACCGCAAAGGACAACGTGCGGGACAAAGTGAAAGGACTGGAGCTTGGCGCAGATGACTACCTGATTAAGCCCTTTGATTTTACGGAGCTGGTTGCACGTGTAAGAACCCTACTGCGCCGGGCACGCTCGCAGGCCGCAACAGTCTGCACCATCGCCGATATGACCGTTGATATGGTGCGCCGGACCGTGATCCGTTCGGGGAAGAAGATCCATCTCACCGGTAAAGAATACGTTCTGCTTGAGTTGCTGCTGCAACGCACCGGAGAAGTGTTACCCAGGAGTCTTATCTCGTCCCTGGTCTGGAACATGAATTTTGACAGTGATACGAATGTGATTGATGTCGCCGTGAGACGTCTGAGAAGTAAAATTGATGATGACTTTGAGCCAAAACTGATCC
This sequence is a window from Cronobacter sakazakii. Protein-coding genes within it:
- the pcoD gene encoding copper resistance inner membrane protein PcoD, with the translated sequence MVIFGLPFFQIYGISGVRHETYNLTNFRSFITFAVVTGIILTGINMLLVSNAMSGVTDLRELSIHVIEMVIEETDVGISWIVRLCALFTTLGALFLYTNKRVLSCLLMTMSGGVALATLAWGGHAVMHDGLHYYLHLLSDLTHLGAAGAWTGALVAFAILLMRRNEHNAQSVIVISDSLAKFATAGTVIVVALILSALVNYLYIAEGNLTPLFNSSWGRILLAKTALFVLMLLLAAANRFHLGPRLEVMVREGNYDRSVALMRNSILTEFVVAIIILGAVAWLGMLAPSQVS
- the pcoR gene encoding copper response regulator transcription factor PcoR; translated protein: MQRILIVEDEQKTGRYLQQGLVEEGYQADLFNNGRDGLGAASKGQYDLIILDVMLPFLDGWQIISALRESGHEEPVLFLTAKDNVRDKVKGLELGADDYLIKPFDFTELVARVRTLLRRARSQAATVCTIADMTVDMVRRTVIRSGKKIHLTGKEYVLLELLLQRTGEVLPRSLISSLVWNMNFDSDTNVIDVAVRRLRSKIDDDFEPKLIHTVRGAGYVLEIREE